A portion of the Bacteroides faecium genome contains these proteins:
- a CDS encoding C45 family autoproteolytic acyltransferase/hydolase, with amino-acid sequence MHKVIKRTIKYTGLILLLLVIVLIGGISYLYFSADMMTPPKEPDIIMVKVPYADTTALVPAGVTHNDTLDLRYYADNFMRHSESGLWELFVRGDALERGDAIGKLSADLLHHQEKVFVDQIREIIPSDSYLKFLRFFIVLFNRNLGENVPEEYREEIYGISLSCTHDYDFIGTPYERQLNYHAAHDLGHAMQDYMLVGCSSFATWGTQSADSSLLIGRNFDFYVGDAFAENKQVTFCAPSKGYKFASIGWPGMIGVLSGMNETGLTVTINAAKSAMPTSSATPISILTREILQYASTIDEALAIAQKRKTFVSESILIGSAKDGKAAIIEKSPEKTVLFNGKEKDRIICTNHYQSDAFAKDERNMENIRTSDSPYRYARLEELISENQPMNPVKAASILRNRKGRQNADLGLANEMAINQFIAHHSVIFQPEKQLMWVSTSPWQCGKYVAYDLNLIFKKAIALRAEIYIPELTIPADEFMQEPEFEQLLTYKRLTPLLLKKIKAKEKVEDSLLKEYEASNPSFYYVYEVLGNYYEAIRQPQQAVGYWKKALTRPIPKLQEKERIQQKIQKHS; translated from the coding sequence ATGCATAAAGTAATCAAACGGACCATCAAATATACGGGCCTCATTCTCTTGTTGCTCGTCATCGTATTAATAGGCGGAATCAGTTATCTCTACTTTTCAGCGGATATGATGACACCGCCAAAAGAGCCCGACATAATCATGGTAAAAGTGCCTTATGCAGATACTACCGCCCTGGTTCCGGCAGGAGTGACTCACAACGATACTCTCGACCTTCGATATTATGCCGATAACTTCATGCGACACAGCGAAAGCGGATTGTGGGAATTGTTTGTGAGAGGCGATGCCCTTGAAAGAGGGGACGCCATCGGCAAACTGTCTGCCGATTTGCTTCATCATCAGGAGAAAGTATTCGTTGACCAGATTCGTGAGATTATACCTTCAGACAGTTATCTGAAATTTCTACGGTTCTTCATTGTACTGTTCAACCGTAATTTAGGTGAGAATGTCCCTGAAGAATATCGGGAAGAGATTTATGGAATCTCATTATCGTGCACCCACGACTACGACTTTATCGGCACTCCTTACGAACGCCAGTTGAATTACCATGCGGCACATGACTTGGGACATGCCATGCAGGACTATATGTTAGTGGGATGCAGTTCGTTCGCCACCTGGGGAACTCAAAGTGCGGACTCGTCGCTGCTTATAGGGCGCAACTTCGATTTCTATGTCGGGGATGCCTTTGCAGAAAACAAGCAGGTCACCTTCTGCGCACCGTCCAAAGGGTATAAATTCGCTTCCATCGGATGGCCGGGCATGATAGGCGTATTGTCCGGCATGAACGAAACCGGGCTCACCGTAACCATCAACGCGGCAAAATCCGCCATGCCGACAAGTTCCGCCACGCCTATCTCCATCCTTACCCGGGAAATCCTGCAATATGCGTCAACTATCGACGAAGCCCTCGCCATCGCCCAAAAGCGGAAAACTTTTGTCTCCGAATCTATCTTGATAGGCTCTGCCAAAGACGGCAAGGCAGCTATTATCGAGAAATCTCCGGAGAAGACCGTCCTTTTCAACGGAAAGGAAAAAGACAGGATTATCTGCACTAATCATTACCAATCGGATGCATTTGCCAAGGACGAACGGAATATGGAAAACATACGGACTTCCGACAGTCCTTACCGTTATGCACGTCTGGAAGAACTGATTAGCGAGAACCAACCGATGAATCCGGTGAAAGCCGCTTCTATCCTGCGCAACCGTAAAGGGCGGCAAAACGCCGACCTGGGACTGGCAAACGAAATGGCTATCAACCAGTTTATCGCCCACCACTCCGTCATCTTCCAACCTGAGAAGCAGTTGATGTGGGTATCCACCTCTCCGTGGCAATGCGGCAAATACGTAGCTTACGACTTGAACCTGATATTCAAAAAAGCCATCGCTCTCCGGGCTGAGATATACATTCCGGAACTGACCATTCCCGCAGATGAATTCATGCAGGAACCGGAGTTCGAACAACTCCTTACTTACAAAAGGCTTACTCCGTTGCTACTGAAAAAGATAAAAGCAAAGGAGAAAGTGGAAGACAGTCTGCTCAAGGAATACGAAGCGTCCAACCCTTCTTTCTATTATGTGTATGAAGTACTGGGCAATTACTACGAAGCTATCCGCCAGCCTCAACAAGCCGTCGGCTATTGGAAAAAGGCACTGACCAGACCGATTCCCAAACTACAAGAAAAAGAACGTATCCAACAGAAAATACAAAAACACTCTTAA
- a CDS encoding phenylacetate--CoA ligase family protein: MEKNPDIQFRSPEEIKCYQEEQLAEALAYLQAHSKFYQQMFEEHHIDINRIRKIEDLQQIPVTTKTDLQLHNEDFICVGKEEIIDYVTTSGTLGDPVTFVLTSEDLDRLSYNEFLSFTTTGCTRQDILQLMTTIDRRFMAGLAYYMGARELGMGVIRVGNGIPELQWDTIRRIQPTCGMVVPSFLIKLIEFAEKNHIDYNACSMQKCICIGEALRNQEFQLNTLGQKIHDKWPALQLYSTYASTEMQSSFTECSEFHGGHLQPELIIVEFLDDNNQPVAEGEAGEVTITTLGVKGMPLLRFKTGDICYHHTSPCACGRNTIRLSSILGRKGQMIKYKGTTLYPPALFDILDNIPLVKNYIIEVYTNELGTDEILIRIGSENRSESFAKDIKDLFRSKVRVAPSINFESAEYIAKIQMPPMSRKAIKFIDLR; the protein is encoded by the coding sequence ATGGAAAAGAACCCCGACATTCAGTTCCGCTCACCGGAAGAAATAAAATGCTATCAAGAAGAACAGCTAGCTGAAGCGTTAGCCTATCTGCAAGCACATTCCAAGTTCTACCAACAGATGTTCGAGGAACATCATATTGATATCAACCGGATTCGGAAGATAGAAGACCTGCAACAAATCCCCGTCACCACAAAGACGGATTTGCAACTTCATAATGAAGATTTCATCTGCGTAGGCAAAGAAGAAATCATCGACTACGTGACGACTTCCGGCACATTAGGCGACCCGGTGACTTTCGTCCTCACTTCCGAAGACCTCGACCGCTTATCCTACAACGAGTTTCTATCTTTCACCACCACCGGATGCACCAGGCAGGATATCCTGCAACTGATGACTACCATCGACCGCCGCTTCATGGCAGGACTGGCATATTATATGGGCGCGCGCGAACTCGGCATGGGAGTTATCCGTGTAGGCAACGGCATCCCTGAGCTGCAATGGGATACGATTCGGCGGATACAACCCACTTGCGGAATGGTGGTTCCTTCTTTCCTTATCAAACTGATAGAGTTCGCCGAGAAAAACCATATCGACTATAATGCCTGTTCCATGCAGAAATGTATCTGTATCGGTGAAGCATTGCGCAACCAGGAGTTCCAGTTAAATACGCTCGGACAGAAAATACATGATAAATGGCCTGCCTTGCAACTGTATTCCACGTATGCTTCCACCGAAATGCAGTCATCCTTCACCGAATGCAGCGAATTCCACGGCGGACATCTGCAACCGGAACTTATCATCGTCGAGTTTCTGGATGATAATAACCAGCCTGTTGCCGAGGGAGAAGCAGGCGAAGTGACCATTACGACATTGGGTGTCAAAGGGATGCCGCTGCTCCGCTTCAAAACGGGTGATATCTGTTACCATCACACCTCACCTTGTGCCTGCGGAAGAAACACGATTCGCCTGAGTTCCATCCTCGGTCGGAAAGGGCAAATGATAAAGTACAAAGGCACGACATTATATCCACCCGCATTATTCGATATTCTGGATAATATTCCTTTGGTAAAGAACTACATTATAGAGGTCTACACCAACGAACTGGGTACGGATGAGATTCTGATTCGCATCGGAAGCGAGAACCGCAGCGAGAGTTTTGCCAAGGATATAAAGGACTTGTTCCGCTCGAAAGTCAGAGTGGCGCCAAGCATCAATTTCGAGTCGGCGGAGTATATCGCCAAGATACAAATGCCACCCATGAGTCGAAAAGCGATTAAATTCATTGATTTACGATAA
- a CDS encoding phytoene desaturase family protein encodes MSKYDIIIIGSGLGGLECGAILSKEGFNVCVIEKNAQFGGCFQTYQRKGRLLDTGIHYVGSLDEGQVMNQYFRYFGIMDKLKVKRLDAEAFDTIHYRGQAYDYAMGYPQFIETLHRSFPHEKENLKCYTEQLQAVGNLISVDHLKQGVIALEGMKYFCTSAAGLIADITHDHTLQNVLAGSALLYGGLKDISTFYQHAMINHSYIESAYRFVDGSMQVSLELINVIRANGGTVLNNSEATRIIVEDEKVQGVMVNGEERLESDYVISNIHPKRTLEILDKNRSIKNAFISRIRSLDNTYGIFTLYLVMKKKSTPYQNRNIYLHGNNKVWYDKLLYPGRTTNCMISMQASSEDSQYASVVSILTPMYMDELSTWKDSSPEHRGESYQSFKKEKAEQILRFLRRHGFDFSENIEELFTTTPLSYRDYTGTVDGSAYGIIKDYKCPQIGFVSTRSRLENLFFTGQNLNVHGALGVTLTAMLTCTEFVGQEYLAKKVGNA; translated from the coding sequence ATGAGTAAATATGACATTATCATCATCGGAAGCGGACTGGGCGGACTGGAATGTGGAGCGATTCTCAGCAAAGAGGGATTCAACGTATGCGTAATAGAGAAAAATGCGCAGTTCGGGGGATGTTTCCAGACGTATCAGCGAAAAGGACGTTTGCTTGATACAGGCATTCATTACGTAGGAAGTCTGGATGAGGGACAGGTGATGAACCAGTATTTCCGCTATTTCGGCATCATGGACAAATTAAAAGTTAAGCGGTTGGACGCCGAAGCTTTCGATACGATTCACTACAGAGGGCAAGCGTATGATTACGCAATGGGATACCCGCAATTTATCGAGACGCTCCACCGGTCTTTCCCTCACGAGAAAGAGAACCTGAAATGCTATACCGAGCAGCTTCAAGCGGTAGGGAACCTGATTAGCGTAGACCATCTGAAACAAGGCGTCATTGCGCTGGAAGGCATGAAGTATTTCTGCACTTCCGCTGCCGGACTGATTGCCGACATCACTCACGACCATACACTGCAAAATGTGCTGGCAGGCTCCGCTCTGCTCTACGGTGGTCTGAAAGATATTTCCACCTTCTATCAGCATGCCATGATTAACCATTCCTATATTGAAAGCGCTTACCGTTTCGTAGACGGAAGCATGCAGGTCAGTCTGGAACTGATTAATGTAATCCGGGCCAATGGCGGTACAGTTCTCAACAACAGCGAAGCAACCCGCATCATCGTCGAAGACGAGAAAGTGCAGGGAGTCATGGTCAATGGTGAAGAACGGCTGGAAAGCGATTATGTCATATCGAACATACACCCCAAACGGACATTGGAAATACTGGACAAGAACCGCAGCATCAAGAATGCCTTTATCTCCCGAATCCGTTCGCTCGACAACACGTATGGTATCTTCACGCTTTATCTGGTAATGAAAAAGAAAAGTACTCCGTACCAGAACCGCAACATCTATCTGCATGGAAACAATAAAGTGTGGTATGACAAGTTGCTCTATCCGGGACGAACTACTAACTGCATGATTTCGATGCAAGCCTCTTCCGAAGACAGCCAATATGCCAGTGTCGTCTCTATCCTGACACCGATGTATATGGATGAATTGTCTACATGGAAGGACTCCTCTCCCGAACACCGCGGCGAAAGTTACCAATCCTTCAAGAAAGAGAAAGCGGAACAAATACTCCGTTTCCTGCGAAGACATGGCTTCGATTTCTCTGAAAACATAGAGGAACTATTCACCACTACTCCGTTGAGTTATCGTGACTACACAGGTACGGTAGACGGTTCCGCATACGGAATCATCAAAGACTATAAATGTCCGCAAATCGGTTTTGTATCTACACGAAGCCGGTTGGAAAATCTATTTTTTACAGGTCAAAACCTGAATGTACATGGCGCACTGGGCGTAACACTGACAGCTATGCTTACATGCACCGAATTTGTGGGACAGGAATATTTAGCTAAAAAGGTAGGAAATGCATAA